The Actinomadura sp. WMMB 499 genome includes a window with the following:
- a CDS encoding DUF5998 family protein produces MRETRATANGLRTAIEHSGYYPALVADAVESAIGDEPVTAFVVHHEATFDPAMEVRRHVTVLVLSASRLLVCHTDEHPPGEGMPRPHASTTTEAVRLDRVQSVAVTRVVPDPAAYVPGVPPTEVVLTIGWGAIAHIDLEPATCGDENCEADHGYTGSVTADDLSLRVSEAADGADAVGHVLAFAEELSAATVR; encoded by the coding sequence ATGAGGGAAACGCGAGCGACCGCCAATGGTCTGCGCACGGCCATCGAGCACAGCGGCTACTACCCGGCCCTGGTCGCGGACGCGGTCGAGTCGGCCATCGGGGACGAGCCGGTCACCGCCTTCGTGGTGCACCACGAGGCGACGTTCGACCCCGCGATGGAGGTCCGCCGGCACGTGACCGTGCTGGTCCTGTCCGCGAGCCGGCTGCTGGTGTGCCACACCGACGAGCATCCCCCGGGGGAGGGCATGCCCCGCCCGCACGCCTCCACGACCACCGAGGCCGTCCGGCTGGACCGCGTCCAGTCGGTGGCGGTGACGCGTGTCGTCCCCGACCCGGCGGCGTACGTGCCGGGCGTGCCGCCCACGGAGGTCGTCCTGACGATCGGGTGGGGCGCGATCGCCCACATCGACCTCGAGCCCGCGACCTGCGGCGACGAGAACTGCGAGGCCGACCACGGCTACACCGGCAGCGTCACCGCCGACGACCTGTCGCTGCGGGTGAGCGAGGCCGCGGACGGAGCGGACGCCGTCGGCCACGTGCTGGCGTTCGCGGAGGAGCTGTCCGCCGCGACCGTCCGGTGA
- a CDS encoding GNAT family N-acetyltransferase, whose amino-acid sequence MTESYPVQWEADVVLSDGGTAHLRPIRRDDAERLRVFYARLSPESIYYRFFSPRPYLTDREIEHFTGVDYDRRVGLIATIGEEMVAVVRYDRLADAPETAEVAFLVEDAHQGRGIGNVLLEHIAAAARERGVRRFVASVLPDNRRMTRVFREAGYQAEQRFEEGVIELVLDLEPTETSMEVMAAREHRAESRSIQRLLFPESVAVIGASRAEHTVGQTVLRNLLAGDFTGPVYPVHPTATAVAGVRAYASVLEIPDDVDLAVVAVRADAVHEVVEQCAAKGVRGLVVVSSGFGETGPEGRASQEELVRMARAYGMRVVGPNCLGIANTDPDVRLNATLAPTMPGRGPVGFFSQSGALGIAILQRTAERGLGLSTFVSAGNRADVSGNDLMQYWEEDPATKAVLLYLESLGNPRKFARLARRLGRRKPIVAVKSGRSTQGVPIGHAARALTLPDHAVSALFEQAGVIRVEDLSELFDVAQLLAYQPLPAGDRVAIVDNSDSLGLLAQDAATALGLQVRPRIDLGPRADADDYEAGLASALEDDSVDAVVALFTPPTIGGYDLRVPERILRLAAASPKPVVATYLGSEGMPADLRITAPDGSPAEGSVPSYPAPEDAVRALAYVIRYAQWRRRPPGDMPGLEGADRRRARTLVEGWLDSGAPVRATPEQAAELLACYGIEVDRGAGGAGVPTRIVTMEDPSFGAVVSFGLADETAALLDDRAYRLGPLSDVDAAELIRAIRTAPLLLGHRGAEPVRVSALEELVVRVSRLGFDLPEVARLELNPVVANGSGAVVREVALRLERPLGPRPELGPRRLRGPDSDPAP is encoded by the coding sequence GTGACCGAGAGTTATCCGGTGCAGTGGGAGGCGGACGTCGTCCTCAGCGACGGCGGCACCGCGCATCTGCGTCCCATCCGGCGCGACGACGCCGAGCGCCTGCGGGTGTTCTACGCGCGGCTGTCCCCGGAATCGATCTACTACCGGTTCTTCTCGCCGCGCCCCTACCTGACCGACCGGGAGATCGAGCACTTCACGGGCGTCGACTACGACCGGCGCGTCGGGCTCATCGCCACGATCGGCGAGGAGATGGTCGCGGTCGTCCGGTACGACCGGCTGGCGGACGCGCCGGAGACCGCCGAGGTCGCGTTCCTCGTCGAGGACGCCCACCAGGGGCGCGGGATCGGCAACGTGCTGCTGGAGCACATCGCGGCGGCGGCCCGGGAGCGGGGCGTGCGCCGGTTCGTCGCGAGCGTCCTGCCCGACAACCGGCGGATGACGCGCGTGTTCCGGGAGGCGGGCTACCAGGCGGAGCAGCGGTTCGAGGAGGGCGTGATCGAGCTCGTCCTCGACCTGGAACCCACGGAGACGTCGATGGAGGTCATGGCGGCCCGCGAGCACCGGGCGGAATCGCGGTCGATCCAGCGGCTGCTGTTCCCGGAGTCGGTCGCGGTGATCGGCGCGAGCCGCGCGGAGCACACCGTCGGGCAGACCGTCCTGCGGAACCTGCTCGCGGGCGACTTCACCGGCCCGGTCTACCCGGTGCATCCGACGGCCACGGCGGTCGCGGGCGTGCGGGCGTACGCGTCCGTCCTGGAGATCCCGGACGACGTCGACCTCGCCGTCGTCGCCGTGCGGGCCGACGCGGTCCACGAGGTCGTCGAGCAGTGCGCGGCGAAGGGCGTCCGGGGGCTGGTGGTGGTGTCGTCCGGCTTCGGTGAGACGGGGCCGGAGGGGCGCGCGAGCCAGGAGGAGCTCGTGCGGATGGCGCGCGCCTACGGGATGCGGGTCGTGGGGCCCAACTGCCTGGGGATCGCGAACACCGACCCGGATGTGCGGCTGAACGCGACCCTGGCGCCGACCATGCCGGGACGGGGCCCCGTCGGGTTCTTCTCGCAGTCGGGCGCGCTGGGCATCGCGATCCTGCAGCGGACGGCCGAGCGCGGCCTGGGGCTGTCCACGTTCGTCTCCGCGGGGAACCGGGCGGACGTCTCGGGCAACGACCTCATGCAGTACTGGGAGGAGGACCCGGCCACGAAGGCGGTCCTGCTCTACCTCGAGTCGCTGGGCAACCCCCGCAAGTTCGCGCGCCTGGCCCGCAGGCTCGGCCGCCGCAAGCCGATCGTGGCGGTGAAGAGCGGGCGCAGCACCCAGGGCGTCCCCATCGGCCACGCCGCGCGCGCGCTCACGCTCCCCGACCACGCGGTCAGCGCGCTGTTCGAGCAGGCGGGCGTGATCCGGGTGGAGGACCTCTCCGAACTGTTCGACGTCGCGCAGCTGCTGGCCTACCAGCCGCTCCCGGCGGGCGACCGCGTGGCGATCGTCGACAACTCCGACTCCCTCGGGCTGCTTGCGCAGGACGCGGCGACGGCGCTCGGCCTGCAGGTCCGGCCGCGCATCGACCTGGGCCCGCGCGCCGACGCCGACGACTACGAGGCGGGCCTGGCGTCCGCGCTGGAGGACGACTCGGTCGACGCGGTCGTCGCGCTGTTCACCCCGCCGACGATCGGCGGCTACGACCTGCGCGTCCCCGAGCGGATCCTGCGGCTGGCCGCGGCGAGCCCGAAACCGGTCGTGGCGACCTACCTCGGTTCCGAGGGCATGCCCGCCGACCTGCGGATCACGGCGCCGGACGGGTCGCCCGCCGAGGGATCGGTGCCCTCGTATCCCGCGCCCGAGGACGCCGTCCGGGCCCTCGCCTACGTGATCCGGTACGCGCAGTGGCGGCGCCGCCCGCCCGGCGACATGCCCGGCCTCGAGGGCGCCGACCGCCGCCGCGCGCGAACCCTCGTCGAGGGCTGGCTCGACTCCGGCGCGCCCGTCCGCGCCACCCCCGAGCAGGCCGCCGAGCTGCTCGCCTGCTACGGCATCGAGGTCGACCGCGGCGCCGGCGGCGCCGGCGTCCCGACCCGCATCGTCACCATGGAGGACCCGTCGTTCGGCGCCGTCGTCTCCTTCGGCCTGGCCGACGAGACGGCCGCGCTGCTGGACGACCGCGCCTACCGCCTCGGCCCGCTGTCCGACGTCGACGCCGCCGAGCTGATCCGCGCGATCCGGACGGCTCCGCTCCTGCTCGGCCACCGCGGCGCCGAACCCGTGCGCGTGTCGGCCCTCGAGGAGCTGGTCGTGCGGGTGTCGCGGCTCGGCTTCGATCTCCCCGAGGTGGCCCGGCTCGAGCTGAACCCGGTCGTCGCGAACGGCTCGGGGGCCGTCGTCCGCGAGGTCGCGCTCCGCCTCGAGCGTCCACTGGGCCCCCGTCCCGAACTCGGCCCCCGCCGCCTCCGGGGCCCGGACAGCGACCCGGCCCCCTGA
- a CDS encoding DUF3145 domain-containing protein, whose protein sequence is MTARGVFYVHSAPPALSPHIEWAAAGVLGVPVSLEWADQAAAPGTLRAELHWEGKPGTAAGITSALRSWKLVRFEVTEDSTPGTDGVRYSFTPTLGVFTGVIGASGDIMVPEDRLRSVMANAAVGKASLEHELDRLLGTPWDNELEPFRRAGDGAPVRWLHAAV, encoded by the coding sequence GTGACCGCACGTGGCGTTTTCTACGTCCACTCCGCGCCACCTGCGCTGAGCCCGCACATCGAGTGGGCCGCCGCAGGTGTCCTCGGCGTGCCCGTTTCCCTTGAATGGGCTGATCAGGCGGCCGCGCCGGGGACGCTGCGCGCCGAACTGCATTGGGAGGGCAAGCCTGGGACGGCCGCGGGCATCACGTCGGCGCTGCGGAGCTGGAAACTGGTGCGCTTCGAGGTCACCGAGGATTCCACTCCGGGCACCGACGGCGTCCGCTACAGCTTCACCCCGACGCTCGGGGTCTTCACCGGTGTGATCGGTGCCAGTGGCGACATCATGGTGCCCGAGGACCGGCTCCGCTCCGTCATGGCCAACGCCGCCGTCGGCAAGGCCAGCCTGGAGCACGAGCTGGACCGGCTGCTCGGCACCCCGTGGGACAACGAGCTCGAGCCGTTCCGCCGGGCGGGCGACGGAGCCCCCGTGCGCTGGCTGCACGCCGCCGTCTGA
- a CDS encoding RNA polymerase sigma factor gives MVRHDTNTDVRIGGVGDLVVRARDGDAAAWARLVEELSPLLWAVARSHGLNDADSRDVVQTTWLRLVEHIDAVRDAGAIRAWLARTARHESLRLVRAHGRAFPACGPAPAADPGPGPAEIALARDRLDRVGAALQELPRRCGTLLRLYAQAATYEELAAALGIPLGSVGPTRARCLETLRRLLR, from the coding sequence TTGGTCCGGCACGACACGAACACGGACGTCCGCATCGGCGGCGTCGGCGACCTGGTGGTCAGGGCCCGCGACGGCGACGCCGCCGCGTGGGCCCGGCTGGTGGAGGAGCTGAGTCCGCTGCTGTGGGCGGTCGCCCGCTCGCACGGGCTGAACGACGCCGACTCTCGGGACGTCGTGCAGACGACGTGGCTGCGCCTCGTGGAGCACATCGACGCCGTGCGGGACGCGGGCGCGATCCGGGCCTGGCTGGCGCGGACCGCGCGGCACGAGAGCCTGCGGCTGGTGCGCGCCCACGGGCGGGCGTTCCCGGCGTGCGGGCCGGCGCCGGCCGCGGACCCGGGGCCGGGCCCCGCCGAGATCGCGCTGGCGCGCGACCGGCTGGACCGGGTCGGGGCGGCGCTGCAGGAACTCCCCCGGCGCTGCGGCACGCTGCTGCGGCTGTACGCGCAGGCCGCGACCTACGAGGAGCTGGCGGCGGCCCTCGGCATCCCGCTCGGCAGCGTCGGGCCCACCCGCGCCCGCTGCCTGGAGACGCTGCGGAGGCTGCTGCGGTGA
- a CDS encoding sulfurtransferase: MHPLIDAPALDRLIRRRAPVVLLDARWRLAGPPGIESYREGHLPGAVFVDLDREVAGPPGRGGRHPLPAAGDFEAVMRRAGVSPDRLVVVYDDADSTAAARVWWSLRYFGHDKVRVLDGGYRAWTEGGLPVGTGEPEVKPGDFLATPGRLPVLDAEGAAELARAGVLLDARSAERYRGEQEPVDPVAGHIPGARSAPTSGNVGVDGRFLPPGLLRERFGQLGATDAADVGAYCGSGVTAAHEILALNLAGIPAALYVGSWSNWVADPANPVATGPG; this comes from the coding sequence GTGCACCCACTCATCGACGCGCCCGCGCTGGACCGGCTGATCCGGCGGCGGGCCCCGGTGGTGCTGCTGGACGCGCGGTGGCGGCTGGCGGGACCCCCGGGGATCGAGTCCTACCGCGAGGGTCATCTGCCCGGCGCGGTCTTCGTCGACCTGGACCGGGAGGTGGCGGGGCCGCCGGGCCGCGGCGGGCGGCATCCGCTCCCGGCGGCCGGCGACTTCGAGGCCGTGATGCGCCGCGCCGGGGTGTCGCCCGACCGGCTCGTCGTGGTGTACGACGACGCCGACTCGACGGCCGCGGCGCGCGTCTGGTGGTCGCTCCGCTATTTCGGGCACGACAAGGTACGGGTTCTGGACGGCGGGTACCGGGCCTGGACGGAGGGCGGTCTCCCGGTCGGCACCGGGGAACCGGAGGTCAAACCGGGCGATTTCCTGGCGACTCCGGGGAGGCTCCCCGTCCTGGACGCCGAGGGCGCCGCGGAGCTCGCGCGGGCCGGGGTGCTGCTGGACGCGCGCAGCGCCGAGCGGTACCGGGGCGAGCAGGAGCCCGTGGATCCGGTCGCCGGGCACATTCCGGGCGCCCGCAGCGCTCCGACGTCCGGGAACGTCGGGGTGGACGGCCGGTTCCTGCCGCCGGGGCTGCTGCGCGAGCGGTTCGGCCAGCTCGGCGCCACCGACGCCGCCGACGTCGGCGCCTACTGCGGGTCCGGAGTGACGGCCGCGCACGAGATCCTCGCGCTGAACCTGGCGGGCATCCCCGCCGCCCTCTACGTCGGGTCCTGGTCGAACTGGGTCGCCGACCCCGCCAACCCGGTCGCCACCGGCCCCGGCTGA
- a CDS encoding alkaline phosphatase family protein — MSAPPPPVPRYGTGALSDLPPSVLAALGVPGAANVLGLPPAARVCVLLIDGLGWEQLRAHRDEAPFLNVLSGRAIDAGLPATTVTSIGSLGTGLPPGGHGLLGLQVAVPGTGRLLNLLRWRDDAGVDPDEFQPVPTVYERAAADGVAVGYVGARHLRNTPLSRAASRGARYLAADALGELVGRAEAALRAGDRAFVTVYHADLDATGHRRGVDSAEWRFQLRFVDQLTERIAEALPAGALLCVTADHGMVDPGERLDADRTPALRDGVALLGGDARCRYVYAEPGAREDVLATWREVVGDRAWVAPREEAVADGWFGPVAPGMVERIGDVVAVPHGGLAITASEREPWLEHMVGMHGSMISAERLVPLLTASGPT; from the coding sequence GTGAGCGCCCCGCCCCCGCCCGTCCCGCGCTACGGGACGGGCGCGCTGTCGGATCTGCCGCCGTCGGTCCTCGCGGCGCTGGGCGTCCCCGGGGCGGCGAACGTGCTGGGCCTGCCGCCCGCCGCGCGCGTGTGCGTGCTGCTGATCGACGGGCTGGGCTGGGAGCAGCTGCGCGCCCACCGCGACGAGGCGCCGTTCCTCAACGTGCTGTCCGGTCGCGCGATCGACGCGGGGCTGCCGGCGACGACGGTCACCAGCATCGGGTCGCTGGGCACGGGCCTGCCGCCGGGCGGGCACGGGCTGCTCGGCCTGCAGGTGGCGGTCCCGGGCACCGGACGGCTGCTGAACCTGCTGCGGTGGCGCGACGACGCGGGAGTGGATCCGGACGAGTTCCAGCCCGTGCCGACCGTGTACGAGCGGGCGGCGGCGGACGGCGTCGCCGTGGGGTACGTCGGGGCGCGGCACCTGCGGAACACCCCGCTGAGCCGCGCGGCGTCGCGCGGCGCCCGGTACCTCGCCGCGGACGCGCTCGGCGAGCTGGTCGGGCGCGCCGAGGCGGCGCTGCGCGCGGGCGACCGCGCGTTCGTCACCGTCTACCACGCCGATCTGGACGCGACGGGGCACCGGCGGGGCGTCGACTCGGCCGAGTGGCGCTTCCAGCTCCGGTTCGTCGATCAGCTCACCGAGCGGATCGCGGAGGCGCTGCCCGCCGGGGCGCTGCTGTGCGTGACCGCCGACCACGGGATGGTCGACCCGGGGGAGCGGCTGGACGCCGACCGGACGCCCGCGCTGCGGGACGGCGTCGCGCTGCTCGGCGGGGACGCGCGGTGCCGCTACGTGTACGCGGAGCCGGGGGCGCGCGAGGACGTCCTCGCCACGTGGCGGGAGGTCGTCGGCGACCGGGCGTGGGTGGCGCCGCGCGAGGAGGCGGTGGCGGACGGCTGGTTCGGCCCGGTGGCGCCGGGGATGGTCGAGCGGATCGGCGACGTGGTGGCCGTCCCGCACGGGGGCCTGGCGATCACGGCGTCCGAGCGGGAGCCGTGGCTGGAGCACATGGTCGGCATGCACGGCTCGATGATCTCGGCGGAGCGGCTGGTGCCGCTGCTCACCGCGTCCGGGCCGACATGA
- a CDS encoding CHAT domain-containing protein, with product MPRRRTRRRALPVLRRGHDPAVLNGLLTNLGLARALRGEFAAAEAALVEAVAVAGAAGFRHQTAMSTANLAFVVSRRGDVPRALRLYAEAEPHLSGERLAQCRFDQAETLISAGLPGEARPVLEKALASAAEHGYRCDTADGLLLLAHAELDDDDAERAVRTAERARAAFAEQERTGWMLLAEHVLLRARWAAGERSPVLLGSAAATADRLARGGWAEAAADARVIAARTALALGRPAGHLLARVGRPRGSAAARITAWHAVALERAGRGDRRGAIAAVQAGLRVAAEHADALGALDLRARAAGPAAEPAELGLGLARSARELLAVEERRRAIARPVRVRPPADPERAAALAELRARSGARTAATARGVPPRADLPGLEAAVRARARRRSPAAAPSGPATGGTEVAAALGDRALVELIGVGGELHAVTVAGGGFRRHRLGPVETARHDVRVVRYAAHRLAAGDDPHAAEALAGAAGRLDRFLLAPLRDAVAGRDLVIAPAGPLHGLPWPALPSLAGRPVTVVPSARAWLRARTSAEARADGHVLLAAGPGLEHAGREVAALRRLHPDARVLRGTGARAEAVRDALDGASLAHLAAHGEFREGNALFSRLRLADGPLFVHDLEELAAPPHLVVLSACDIGRGDEGDAVLGMAGVLLALGTATVIASVTPVRDADAPAFMTAFHTGLAAGLPPSHALAAAPRTPGVLGLLCMGGG from the coding sequence TTGCCGAGGCGCAGGACGCGGCGGCGCGCGCTCCCCGTGCTGCGCCGTGGTCACGATCCGGCGGTTCTGAACGGGCTGCTGACCAATCTGGGCCTCGCGCGGGCGTTGCGGGGCGAGTTCGCCGCCGCGGAGGCGGCACTCGTCGAGGCCGTCGCCGTGGCCGGGGCCGCCGGGTTCCGGCACCAGACGGCGATGTCCACGGCCAACCTGGCGTTCGTGGTGTCCCGGCGTGGGGACGTCCCGCGCGCGCTTCGGCTCTACGCGGAGGCCGAGCCTCATCTGTCCGGTGAACGCCTGGCGCAGTGCCGGTTCGACCAAGCGGAGACGCTGATCTCGGCGGGATTGCCGGGCGAGGCGCGTCCCGTCCTGGAGAAGGCGCTGGCGTCGGCCGCCGAGCACGGCTACCGGTGCGACACCGCCGACGGTCTCCTGCTGCTCGCCCACGCAGAACTGGACGACGACGACGCGGAACGGGCCGTCCGCACGGCCGAACGCGCGCGCGCCGCGTTCGCCGAGCAGGAACGCACCGGCTGGATGCTGCTCGCCGAGCACGTGCTGCTACGGGCGCGGTGGGCGGCCGGGGAGCGCTCGCCGGTGCTGCTGGGCAGCGCCGCCGCGACCGCCGACCGGCTGGCGCGGGGCGGCTGGGCCGAGGCCGCCGCCGATGCCCGGGTCATCGCCGCCCGCACCGCCCTCGCCCTCGGACGTCCCGCCGGGCACCTGCTCGCCCGGGTGGGGCGCCCGCGCGGGTCGGCGGCCGCCCGGATCACGGCCTGGCACGCCGTCGCGCTGGAGCGCGCCGGGCGCGGCGACCGGCGCGGCGCGATCGCCGCCGTCCAGGCCGGGCTGCGGGTCGCCGCGGAGCACGCCGACGCGCTCGGCGCCCTCGACCTGCGGGCCCGCGCCGCCGGACCGGCCGCCGAACCGGCCGAGCTGGGGCTCGGCCTCGCCCGGTCGGCGCGGGAGCTGCTCGCCGTCGAGGAGCGCCGCCGCGCCATCGCGCGCCCGGTCCGGGTCCGCCCGCCCGCCGACCCCGAGCGGGCCGCGGCGCTCGCCGAGCTGCGCGCCCGCAGCGGGGCGCGCACCGCCGCGACCGCGCGGGGCGTCCCGCCCCGGGCGGACCTGCCCGGGCTGGAGGCGGCGGTCCGCGCCCGCGCCCGGCGGCGCTCCCCCGCCGCCGCGCCGTCCGGACCGGCGACCGGCGGCACCGAGGTCGCGGCGGCGCTCGGCGACCGGGCACTGGTGGAGCTGATCGGCGTGGGCGGGGAACTGCACGCGGTGACGGTCGCGGGCGGCGGGTTCCGGCGGCACCGGCTGGGCCCCGTCGAGACCGCCCGCCACGACGTCCGCGTGGTCCGCTACGCCGCGCACCGCCTCGCCGCCGGCGACGACCCGCACGCCGCCGAGGCGCTCGCCGGGGCCGCCGGACGGCTCGACCGGTTCCTGCTCGCCCCGCTGCGCGACGCCGTCGCCGGCCGCGACCTCGTGATCGCACCCGCCGGGCCCCTGCACGGGCTCCCGTGGCCCGCGCTGCCGTCCCTCGCGGGCCGCCCGGTCACGGTCGTCCCGTCCGCGCGCGCCTGGCTGCGGGCCCGCACGTCCGCCGAGGCCCGCGCCGACGGGCACGTCCTGCTCGCCGCCGGACCGGGCCTCGAGCACGCCGGGCGCGAGGTCGCCGCCCTGCGGCGGCTGCACCCGGACGCGCGCGTCCTGCGGGGGACGGGCGCCCGCGCGGAGGCCGTCCGGGACGCCCTGGACGGCGCGTCGCTCGCGCACCTCGCGGCCCACGGCGAGTTCCGCGAGGGCAACGCGCTGTTCTCCCGGCTCCGGCTGGCGGACGGCCCGCTGTTCGTGCACGATCTCGAGGAGCTCGCCGCGCCCCCGCACCTGGTCGTCCTGTCCGCGTGCGACATCGGCCGCGGCGACGAGGGGGACGCGGTCCTCGGCATGGCGGGCGTCCTGCTCGCGCTCGGCACCGCCACCGTGATCGCCAGCGTGACGCCGGTCCGGGACGCGGACGCGCCCGCGTTCATGACCGCGTTCCACACCGGCCTGGCCGCGGGGCTGCCGCCCTCGCACGCCCTCGCCGCCGCCCCGCGCACGCCCGGCGTGCTGGGCCTGCTGTGCATGGGCGGCGGCTGA
- a CDS encoding beta-ketoacyl synthase codes for MSKSQTRVVVTGLGATTPLGGDLPSTWSALLAGESGVRKLDWDNVDDLPVQFAATLKVDPSEVIPRQTLRRLDRSQAIALIAAREAWVDAGFAPSTGGKPQKGMDRAGVDGGFAVDGERLGVVLSSGIGGLHTALNSYDVFREKGWSRVSPFTVPMLMPNGASGHVGIEFGAMAGSHALVSACASSGEAVGYAIDMIRAGRADVVICGGTESCIHPLQMASFGAMRAMSTRNEEPERASRPYDKNRDGFVLGEGSAVMILESEEHARARAANVLGYASGCGYSGDAYDIVLPEPTGAGQAKAMRRALDDAGLRAEDIVHINAHATSTPAGDVAELASIKAGLGEDAARAAVITATKSMTGHLLGGAGALESVFTLLALKEGLVPAVANLEDMDDEVDLDIVRDEPRKLADGPAAALNNSFGFGGHNVSVAFERAV; via the coding sequence ATGAGCAAGAGCCAGACCAGGGTCGTCGTGACCGGTCTCGGTGCAACGACCCCACTCGGCGGCGACCTGCCGTCGACCTGGTCCGCCCTGCTCGCCGGAGAGTCCGGGGTCCGCAAGCTGGACTGGGACAACGTCGATGACCTGCCCGTCCAGTTCGCGGCGACGCTGAAGGTCGATCCTTCCGAGGTCATTCCCCGGCAGACGCTGCGCCGACTCGACCGCAGCCAGGCGATCGCGCTGATCGCCGCGCGCGAGGCGTGGGTGGACGCCGGGTTCGCGCCGTCGACCGGCGGCAAGCCGCAGAAGGGCATGGACCGGGCCGGCGTCGACGGCGGTTTCGCCGTGGACGGCGAACGGCTCGGTGTCGTCCTGTCCAGCGGCATCGGCGGCCTGCACACCGCCCTCAACAGCTACGACGTGTTCCGGGAGAAGGGCTGGTCGCGGGTCTCGCCCTTCACGGTCCCGATGCTGATGCCGAACGGCGCCTCCGGGCACGTCGGCATCGAGTTCGGCGCGATGGCCGGGTCGCACGCGCTGGTCAGCGCGTGCGCGTCCAGCGGCGAGGCCGTCGGCTACGCGATCGACATGATCCGCGCGGGCCGCGCCGACGTGGTGATCTGCGGCGGCACCGAGTCCTGCATCCACCCGCTGCAGATGGCGTCGTTCGGCGCCATGCGGGCGATGTCGACCCGCAACGAGGAGCCCGAGCGCGCGTCCCGTCCGTACGACAAGAACCGCGACGGGTTCGTGCTCGGCGAGGGCTCCGCCGTCATGATCCTCGAGTCGGAGGAGCACGCCCGCGCCCGCGCGGCCAACGTGCTCGGCTACGCGTCCGGCTGCGGCTACTCGGGCGACGCCTACGACATCGTCCTGCCCGAGCCGACCGGAGCCGGCCAGGCCAAAGCCATGCGGCGGGCGCTCGACGACGCCGGGCTGCGGGCCGAGGACATCGTGCACATCAACGCGCACGCCACCTCCACCCCGGCCGGGGACGTCGCCGAACTCGCCTCGATCAAGGCGGGCCTCGGCGAGGACGCCGCCCGCGCCGCCGTCATCACCGCGACCAAGTCGATGACCGGGCACCTGCTGGGCGGCGCCGGGGCGCTGGAGTCGGTCTTCACCCTCCTCGCGCTGAAGGAGGGCCTCGTCCCGGCCGTCGCCAACCTGGAGGACATGGACGACGAGGTCGACCTGGACATCGTGCGCGACGAGCCGCGCAAGCTCGCGGACGGCCCGGCCGCCGCGCTGAACAACTCGTTCGGGTTCGGCGGCCACAACGTGTCGGTCGCCTTCGAGCGCGCCGTCTGA
- a CDS encoding S8/S53 family peptidase translates to MFDQQAVLERVLARHRDAVVVEPVPGRPALIRRDQLLVAGHDAAVAEDLVRRWCDGREDGAGVARLRLRAPARPDVCELAAELGGDGPHRRLAVAPNHLVHGQPLWWSGPADRPRPASPVPAPRTAADACRDVTVAILDTGLSPHPWYADADWFREQPAEDAEVLDADLDRELDVQAGHGTFVAGVVLRHAPAARLLARRVLGGDGVGDELGVIRALARLAERDHADVVNLSLGCHTYDDRPSPVLSHAIRSLGRRTVVVACAGNAASDRPFWPAALKSVIGVAALDGDDRAWFSNYGWWVDAAAPGVDVASSFVRFDGPRPPAEGADPDRFDGFATWSGTSFATPMVTGLIARLAASEDIGAVAAADKILDQNARATHPDLGVIIRA, encoded by the coding sequence ATGTTCGATCAGCAGGCGGTCCTGGAACGGGTGCTGGCGCGGCACCGGGACGCGGTCGTGGTGGAGCCGGTTCCGGGACGCCCCGCGCTGATCCGCCGCGATCAGCTCCTGGTCGCCGGGCACGACGCGGCCGTCGCGGAGGATCTGGTGCGGCGCTGGTGCGACGGCAGGGAGGACGGGGCCGGGGTGGCGCGGCTGCGGCTGCGGGCACCGGCGAGGCCGGACGTGTGCGAGCTGGCGGCGGAGCTCGGCGGCGACGGGCCGCACCGCCGGCTCGCGGTGGCGCCGAACCATCTCGTGCACGGGCAACCGCTGTGGTGGAGCGGCCCCGCGGACCGTCCGCGCCCGGCGAGCCCGGTCCCGGCGCCGCGCACGGCGGCGGACGCGTGCCGGGACGTCACCGTCGCGATCCTCGACACGGGCCTGTCCCCGCACCCCTGGTACGCGGACGCGGACTGGTTCCGGGAGCAGCCGGCGGAGGACGCCGAGGTCCTCGACGCCGATCTCGATCGCGAGCTGGACGTCCAGGCGGGGCACGGGACGTTCGTCGCAGGGGTCGTGCTGCGGCACGCCCCGGCGGCGCGGCTGCTGGCGCGCCGCGTCCTCGGCGGCGACGGCGTCGGCGACGAACTGGGCGTCATCCGCGCGCTGGCGCGGCTCGCGGAGCGCGACCACGCCGACGTGGTCAATCTCTCGCTCGGCTGCCACACCTACGACGACCGCCCGTCGCCGGTGCTGTCCCACGCGATCAGGTCGCTGGGGCGCCGGACGGTCGTGGTGGCGTGCGCGGGGAACGCGGCGAGCGACCGGCCGTTCTGGCCCGCCGCGCTCAAGTCGGTGATCGGGGTCGCCGCGCTGGACGGGGACGACCGGGCCTGGTTCTCCAACTACGGCTGGTGGGTGGACGCCGCCGCGCCCGGCGTGGACGTGGCGAGCAGCTTCGTCCGGTTCGACGGCCCGCGCCCGCCGGCGGAGGGTGCCGACCCCGACCGGTTCGACGGGTTCGCGACGTGGAGCGGGACGTCGTTCGCGACGCCGATGGTCACGGGGCTGATCGCGAGACTGGCCGCGTCCGAGGACATCGGGGCGGTGGCGGCCGCGGACAAGATCCTCGACCAGAACGCGCGCGCTACCCACCCGGACCTCGGCGTAATCATCAGGGCTTGA